AGGCAACTTTATCACGCCCATGATTACCGGCTCGAAAGTGAGCATCAACCCCATGGCGGCCATCATTGCCCTTATTCTGGGCGGCGAGCTGTGGGGCACGCCGGGCATGATTCTGAGCATTCCGCTCACGGCCGTGCTCAAAGTGGTGTTCGATGCCAACAAAACCACGGAGCCCTGGGGCTTCCTGCTAGGCGACGTGACCGATGGCGAGGAAACCAAGAAAGACAAGTCGGACGACAAGCCCGGCTTTATGGCCAAGGCCTGGCACATGATTAAACGCATGTAGCAGCGGCCCGCCGAATTCCGTTTAAGTGAGCAGTTATCAATAATGACTATCGACTGATAAATGATAACTGCTCACTGACAACTATAAAAAAGGCCGCCCTATGAGGCGGCCTTTTTTCATGCAACCTTCTGCCGGGCTAAGTTTGTTAGCTTTCCTACCGACCACCTTCCGCGCCGCGCTTTGTACGCCATCATCGACCTTGAAACCACCGGCGGGCAGCCCACCCAGGACCGCATCACCGAAATCGCCATCTACATCCACGACGGCGAAAAAATCGTGGACGAGTACGCCACCCTGCTCAACCCCGGCCGGGCCATTCCGCCGTTTATCACGCAGCTCACCGGCATCACCAACGACATGGTGAGCGACGCGCCCAAGTTCCACGAAGTGGCCAAGAAAGTGGTGGAAATGACCGAAGGCTGCGTGTTTGTGGCCCACAACGTGCGGTTCGACTACTCGTTTCTGAAAAAGGAATTTGCCGACCTCGGCTACAACTACTCGCGCAAAACGCTGTGCACCGTGCGCCTCTCGCGCAGCCTGATTCCGGGGCAGCCGAGCTATAGCCTAGGCAAGCTTTGCCAGAATATCGGCATTCCGCTGCAGGACCGGCACCGCGCGGCCGGCGATGCCCACGCCACGGCCCTTCTCTTCGGCAAGCTGCTAAAGATTACCAACGAAAGCGAAGACCTGCCCCACGGCACCAACACCAGCCACACCCTGGCCCGCGTGGATGCCCTGGCCCCCGCCGGGCGCCGGCCCGACGGCACCAAAGCCCCCAAGCCCAAGCGCGTAGCCGCCATGCAGGAGGCCATTCGCACGGCGCTGCTACCGCCGCTGGTGTCGCCGGAGTTGGTGGCCAGCCTGCCGCAGGCCACGGGCGTGTACTACTTCCACAACGAAGCCGGCGAGGTGATTTACGTGGGCAAAAGCATCAACATCTACAAGCGCATCCAGCAGCATTTTGCCATTGATGTCAAGTCACGCAAGAGCCTGGAATTCAAGAATTCCATTGCCGACATTACCTGGGAGCTAACGGGCTCCGAGCTGGTGGCGCTGCTGTATGAGTCGCACCTGATTAAGCAAATGAAGCCGGCCTACAACCGGGCGCAGCGGCGTTCGGTGTTTCCGGCGGGCATTTACCTGCGCACCGATGAGCAGGGCTACAAGCGCCTGGCCTACGGCCGTGCCGACGCTCGCAACGCCGAAATCCCCATCATTGCGCTGGGCAATCAGTACAAGGCGCAGGGCTTTCTGTACCACAAAGTGGCCAAATACAACCTGTGCCAGAAGCTGTGCGGCCTCTACAAAACCACTGGCCCCTGTTTCGACTACCAGGTGCACCGCTGCCAGGGGGCCTGCGTGGGCCAGGAGCCGCCCGAGACGTACAACCAGCGCGTGGACGAGGCCATTGACAGCATCAGCTACGAGCATGAAAGCTTCGTGGTGATTGGGCCCGGCCGCACGGAATTGGAGAAAAGCATCGTGCTGGTGGAAAACGGGCGCTACCGCGGCTTTGCCTTTGTCGATGAAACGTTTACGGCCCGCAAGCTGGCCGATTTCCGCGACGTAATTCAGCCGTATACCGACAACAAGGACATTCAGCAGATTATCCGGCAGCACCTGCGCACGAAGCGCAAGGGCGAGAAAGTGAAGGTTTTTGGATGATTCGGGTGAATGATGGGAAGTTTTTTACATTTACGAATGTAAATGTTTCTTCTTTTCTCCTCTCCGCCCATGAAAATACAACTATTCGCTTGTGCCGCCAGCTTTTTGCTGCTGGCAGCCGCGCCCGCGCAGGCGCAAATGGGCGGCACCTGGACCATTTGCCCGGCCTGCACCAATGCTCAAAACTTTTCCACCTTTGGCGCAGCCGTGCAGGCGTTGAATGCGGCGGGCGTGGCGCCAGGAGGAGTTACGTTCAACGTGCTGCCCGGGGCGGTGTTTGACGAAGTTGTCCCGGCCATCACGGCAAGCGGCACGGCAGCAGGGCCCGTTATTTTTCAGAAAGGCGGTTCGGCCGGGCTCAATCCTAAAATTCAGGGCACAGGTACCGGCGCTGCCGACGCTGCCCTGACACTGGACGGGGCCGACTACGTGCAGTTTAACGGCATCGACGTGGAAGACAAGGCGGCCAACACCACGGCCGTGCAGCAGCTCGAAAACGGCTTCCTGCTGCAAAACGGCGCCACCAACAACACTTTCCTCAATGCAACCGTGACCCTCAACCGGGCCAATACCAACCGCACCAACGGCGTGGCTATGCTGAACGGCGGCAACAACAACAACCATTTCTACGGCCTCACGGTACAGAATTGCTCCTACGGCTACGACCTGGAAGGCACCACCACCCTGAATGACGACGGCACGGAAATCGGGCCGAATCCGGGGCCGGCTACCATGCCGAGCCGCGTGCTCAGCGTGGGCGTGCCGCCCGTGGGCACACCAGGCGGAATTGCTTTTAGCACCTACGGCATTTACTTAAAATCGCAAACCAACGCCAAGGTGTTTGGCACCGAAGTGAGCGGCGTGACGGGCACCTCCTCGGTGTACGGCATCTATTCTACGGGTACCACCAACAGTGTGGACGTGACGGACTGCCGCGTGCACGGCCTGAGCAGCAGCGGCACCACCGGCATTGCCATGGGCCTGTATGTGAACAGCGGCGCCACTCACCGCTTCCTGCGCAACCGCGCCTACGACATCGACGCCCCCGGCACCAGCGGCTTTGCAGCCGGCTTCGACATCACGGCGGGTACCACGAACTACCTGGCTAACAACATGGTGTACGATATTCGGGCCGCGACTAGCAACGCGGGCACGTCGGTGCGGGCGTTCAGCTTCCGGGGCGGCAACAACTACGCCTACCACAACACGGTGGTCGTGAGTTACGCGGCCACCAACCCCGCCAACAAGAGCGGGGCGCTCTACATGTCGGGCTCGCCGACGGTGGACTTGCGCAACAACATCTTCGTGAACCTGGTGAGCGGTTTGGCCACGGGCAGCGGCGGAATCGGCGCGGCATTCTTCAAGAACAACACCGTTCTGAGCAGCATTGCGGCGGGCTCGAACAACAACATCTATTACGCCGGCCCGCCGACGACCGAAAAGCTGATTTTCTACGGCGCGGCCGTGGGCACCAATCCCGTGGCCCTCGACCAAACCCTGGCTCAGTACCAGGCCCGCGTGGCCACGGTGGAACAGGCTTCCCTCACGGAGCTGCCGCCCTTCATCAATGCCACCTCCGACCCGCACCTGCAGCCCGGCCAGCCCACCCGCGCCGAGGGCGGCGGCACTCCTCTGGCTGCTACGCCCCTGCCCATTGCGAACGACATTGACGCCGATACCCGCAACCCGTTGCGGCCGGACATTGGCGCCGACGAGGGCACGTTTTTGCCGCTGGCCAGCCGCACAGGCATCATTGCCGACATCGAACTGCAAGTGGCACCGAACCCAGTCGGGCAAGGCGCCGCACCAACCTTCCACCTAACCGGACCGGCGCGCACGCTTACCCTTTCCGTTGTTGACGCCTTGGGTCGGCAAGTTGTGGCTCCGAAAATGCTGCGTCACGCAGCGGGTGCCGAGTCGCTTTCGCTGCCACGCAACCTGGCTTCGGGGCTTTACATCGTGAGGCTGCTGGAGCCGACTACCGGCAACTCCGTCAGCCGCCAGCTCGTTGTGGAGTAAGAAATGATTGACCAAGAGCAAAGGAAAAGGCCGCCTGAGAGCTTCTCAGGCGGCCTTTTCCTTTGCTCACTTGCGGGCTACTTCTTGCCTGCCAGAATCTCATCCACTACTAGCGGGTCGAGCAGCGTAGTAACGTCGCCGAGGTTGCCGGTTTCGCCCTCAGCTACCTTGCGCAGAATGCGGCGCATGATTTTGCCGGAGCGGGTTTTGGGCAGGCCCGAAACCAGCTGAATTTTGTCGGGCTTGGCGATGCGGCCAATCTGGGCCACCACGGCTTCGATAATGCTGGCCTCGGTGCGCTGGATGTCGATGTCGGTGGTGGGCACGCCGTTCTGGCAAATGACGTAGGCGTAAATGCCCTGGCCCTTCACGTCGTGTGGGTAGCCCACCACGGCGCTTTCCACCACAAACTCGCTTTCGTTGATGGCGTTTTCGATTTCGGCCGTGCCGAAGCGGTGGCCGCTCACGTTGATGACGTCATCGACGCGGCCGATGATGCGGTAGAGGCCGTTTTCGTCGCGCCGGGCGCCGTCGCCGGTGAAATAATAGCTGGGATAAGGCTGGAAGTACGTCTGGCGGGCGCGCTCGTGGTCGCCCCAGGTAGTGCGAATAATGCCCGGCCAGCTGCCTTTGATGGCGAGGTATCCTTCCTGGTCGTTGCCCTCGATTTCGGTGCCGTCCTGGTTGAGCAACACCGGCTGCACGCCCGGCAGCGGCAGACCGGCACGGGCCGGCACGCTGGGTGTGATGCCCGCCATGGCCGAAATCATGATGCCGCCGGTTTCGGTTTGCCACCACGTGTCCACGATGGGGCAGCGGCCCTTGCCCACGTGCTGGTGGTACCAGTGCCAAGCCTCCTCGTTGATGGGCTCGCCCACTGAGCCCAGAATGCGCAGGCTATGCAGCGAATACGCCAAAACGTGGTCAATGGGCGCGCCCATGAGCGAGCGAATGGCCGTGGGCGCGGTATAGAAAATGGTGACGTGGTGCTTGTCAATCACCTCCCAGAAGCGGCCCGGCGACGGAAACGTTGGCACGCCCTCAAACAGCAGCGTGGTGCCACCGGCCAGCAGCGGCCCATACAGCCCGTAGGTGTGGCCCGTGACCCAGCCAATGTCAGCCGTGCACCAATACACGTCATTTTCTTCCACCTGAAACACGTTGCGGAACGTGTAGTCGGCCCACACCATGTAGCCGGCCTGGGTGTGCACCACGCCCTTGGGCTTGCCGGTGCTGCCGCTGGTGTAGAGGATGAACAGCGGGTCTTCGGCCGCCATTTCCACGGGCGCGCAGTCTTTGGCCACGTCCTTTACCTCGTCGTGGTACCACACGTCGCGGCCGTCCTGCCACTGCACGGGCCAGCCGGTGTGCTCCACCACGATGACGCGGCGCACGCCCGGGCAGCTTTGCAGGGCTTCGTCCACCACGCCCTTCACCGGGATTTGCTTGGCGCCGCGGTTCAGGCCGTCGGCGGTGAGGACGAAGGCCGCGTCGGCGTCGTTGATGCGGTCGGCAATGGCCGTGGCCGAGAAGCCGGCAAACACCACCGAATGCACCGCTCCGATGCGGGCGCAGGCCATCACGGCCACGGCCAGCTGCGGAATCATGGGCAGGTAGAGCACCACCCGGTCGCCTTTCTGCACGCCGTTTTTCAGCAGCACGTTGGCAAACTGGCACACTTGCTCGTGCAGCTCGCGGTAGGTGAGGCGCAGGTGGCGGGTTTTGGGGTCGTTGGGCTCGAAGATGATGGCCAGCTTGTTGGCGCGGGTGGCCAGGTGGCGGTCCAAGCAGTTTTCGGTGATGTTGAGCGTGGCGCCATCAAACCAGGTGCTGGTGCCGGCCGGCGAAAACTCGCCGCCGCGCACGGTGTCCCACTTTTTGCGCCAGGTGAAGGGCTCGGCCGCTTCCGCCCAAAAAGCGTCGGGGTCCTGGATGGAACGCTGGTAATCGGCGTGGTATTCTTCGAGAGAGCGAGTGCGCGTGGCGGACATGGACAAGGCTGGGGGTTGGTCGTAAAGGTATCGGGCTGTAAAAACCCGTAAGGAATGCGCAAGAATAACGGGTAAACCCGCTTTTCTAAACAGTAGCCGTGTTTTCGAAGGCCAGGCCGATGCTGCGCCGCCCCAGACCGGCGCGAATTTCTTCCAGAATCAGCGGGTCATCGATGGTGGCGGGCAGGGCGAAATCCTCGCCATCGGCCAACTGGCGCAGGGTTTTGCGCAGGATTTTGCCGGAGCGGGTTTTGGGCAGGCGCTTCACGGCCACCGCCTGCCGGAAGCAGGCCACGGCGCCGATGCGGGCCCGCACGGCGGCCACCAGCTCCTGCTCCAGCGCCTCCTCTCCTATCGTTTGGCCGTCTTTCAGCACCACCAGACCCACGGGAATCTGGCCTTTCAGCGCATCGGCAATGCCCAGCACGGCACATTCGGCCACGGCCGGATGGGCCGCTAGGATTTCCTCGATTTCACCGGTACTCAGGCGGTGCCCGGCCACATTGATGACGTCATCGACGCGGCCCATGATGTAGGTGTAGCCTTCCGTGTCGCGGTAGCCGCCGTCGCCGCTGAAGTAGTAGCCAGGGAAAGGCTCCAGGTAAGCCAGGTAGCGCTCGGTGTCGTTCCAGAGCGTGGGGAAGCAGCCGGGCGGCAACGGCAGCTTCACGGCTACCAGACCGGTGGTGCCGGCGGGCTGGGGCTGGCCGGCCTCGTCGAGGATGTGGACGTCATAGCCGGGCACGGGGTGGCCGGCGCTGCCGGCGCGCGGCGGCGGCATGCCTTCCAGCCCGGCCAGGGTAGCCAGCATGGGCCAGCCGCTCTCGGTTTGCCACCAGTGGTCGATGACGGGCACGCCCAGCACCTGCCGGGCCCAGTCGAAGGTGGCGGGGTCGCAGCGCTCGCCGGCCAGAAAGAGGTGGCGCAGGCTGCTGAGGTCGTATTGGCGGGCCAGCGCACCGGTTGGGTCTTCCTTTTTGATGGCCCGAATGGCGGTGGGCGCCGTGAACATCACGCTGGCCCGGTGCTGGCTCACGAGGCGCCAGAACGTGCCCGCATCGGGCGTGCGCACGGGCTTGCCCTCAAACAACACCGTGGTGGCGCCTCGCAGCAGCGGCCCATACACGATGTAGGAATGGCCCACCGCCCAGCCGATGTCGGACCCGGTGAAAATGACTTCGCCCGGGGCCAAATCGTAGATGGCTTCCATGCTGAAGCGCAGGGCCACGGCGTGGCCGCCGTGGTCGCGCACCACGCCCTTAGGCCGGCCGGTGGTGCCACTGGTATACAGAATGTAGAGCGGGTGCGTGGCGGGCACGGCAACCGCGGGCGCGGGCGCGGCGCGCAGCAACGTTTCAAAATCTACATCCAATTCAGGCTGCAGCTCGGCCTTCACAAACGCGCGTTGGCACACCACCACATGGGCGGGCCGGTGCGTGGCTTTGGCCAGGGCTTCGTCTACCAGCGGCTTGTAGGGTATGATGCGGTCGAATTCCATGCCGCCCGAAGCACAAACAATGACCTTGGGCCGGGCGTCGTCAATTCGCACGGCCAGCTCGTGCGGCGCGAAGCCGCCGAACACCACCGAGTGAATGGCCCCGAGGCGGGCGCAGGCGAGCATGGCCACCACCGCCTCGGGCATGTTGGGCATGTAGATGATGACCCGGTCGCCCATTTCCACGCCCAAATCGCGCAGGCCGCCGGCGAAGCGGGCCGTCAGGTCCAGCAGCTCGGCGTAGGTGTAGGTGCGCAGGGTGTGGGTTACGGGCGAGTCGTAAATCAGGGCCGGCTGGTCGGCGCGGCCGTGCTGCACGTGGTAATCAAGGCAGAGAGCAGCGGTGTTCAGCTCCCCATCCGCGAACCAGCGGAAATGGCCGTTTTCGTCCTGGCTGAGCACTTGTCGGGGCACTTTGTGCCAGTGCAGGTGGGCGGCCTGGCAGGCCCAGAAACCCGCCGGGTCGGCGAGGCTAGCGGCGTGGGCGGCGGCGTAGGAACAGGCTCGTTTCATGGCGGGTGGGAATGGGATGAGTGAGGCAGGGCGCGGCCCCAATTTAACGAAAAACCCGCCGGGCGCACGGGCCGGCGGGTTGTTAATTTCAAGTTGCAAGCGGCTGCTATTCCATGATGCGCACGTTGCGCGAATCCTTCATCAGCGCCGAACCGATGCCCCAGCACAGCGCTGCAACGACCACCGGATAAATAAGGCCCGACAGTGCCGCGTGCTCTTTAAGAAAAGTGCCCTCGGGCTGGGCTTTTGCCCACACCGCAATCCAGGTAGCCACCAGCGGCACGAAGCCGCCAAAGATGCCATTGCCAATGTGGTAGGGCACCGACAGCGAGGTGTAGCGCACTTTGGTGGGGAACAGCTCGACTAGGTAGGCCGCAATGGGCCCGTACACCATGGTCACGAACAAGACCAGGCAGAAGGTGAGCACTGTCATCATCACCAGATTGGGGCTCAGGGCTTTTTGCACGGCGGCCACGGCCTGGCCGGCGGCGTCCACAGCAGCGGGCGTTACTTCGGTGAGGGGGCCAGCGTAGGCCTTCAGGCCATAAAAAAGCGGCACCGTGAACAGCGCGGCGCACAGCATCCCCGTCATGATGATGCGCTTGCGCCCAATGCGGTCGGAAAGCGAGCCGAAGTAGATGAACAGCGGCGTGGCCAACACCATGCTGGCCACCAGCACGATGCTGGCGTCAATGAGGTCCAGTTTCAGGGCGTTTTGCATAAAGGAATAGGCGTAGAACTGGCTGGTGTAGAACACCACGCCCTGGCCCATGGTGGCCCCAAACAGCGCAATGAGCACCAGGCGGCGGTTCACCGGGTTCAGAAAGGAGTCGCGCAGGGGGCTGGTGCTGGTTTTGCCCTCGGCCTTGGCTTTGGCAAACAGCGGCGACTCGTGCAGCTGCTTGCGGATGTAGTAGGAAGCCACAATGAGCACGCCCGAGAGCAGGAACGGAATGCGCCAGCCCCAGGTCTTAAAGTCGGCATCGGGCATGGCTTTTTTGGTGAGCACAATGACGAGAATGCTCAGGATGAGTCCGGCCGTGGCCGTAATCTGAATGTAGCTGGTGAAGTAGCCGCGGCGGTTGTCGGGGGCGTATTCGGCCACGTAGGTGGCGGCGCCGCCGTATTCGCCGCCCAGGGCCAGGCCCTGAAACAGGCGCAGCACCAACACGATGGCCGGCGCCACCCACCCGATTCGGTCGTAGCTGGGCACCAGGCCGGTGGCCACGGTGGCCCCGCCCATCATCAGCAGCGTCACCAGAAAGGTGTATTTGCGCCCTATCATGTCGCCGATGCGGCCAAACACCACGGCCCCGAACGGCCGCACAATGAAGCCCACCCCAAACACCGCCAGCGCCCCCAGCAAGGTTTCCTCCGGTTTGCCCTTCGAGCCAAACAGCACCGGCCCAATAATGGCGGCCAATGAGCCAAAAATGTAGAAATCGTACCACTCGATGACCGTGCCGACCGACGACGCGGTGATGACCTTCCAGATGGTCTTTTCGTCGACGCTATTGTTGTCGTGCGCTACCGGGGCATCCGCTGCGTCGAGCGAGATGGGTAAACCTTGTTCCATGTACCTGCGAGCTTGAGGGGTTGAAATCAAAACCGGCCGGTAACATACAACCCAATGACGAGCGGAAACAAAGAGATAGGTGCAATTAAGCGGTAACGGCCCGCGCCGGCCCGACGCGTCCGTTACTATTCTCCGTTGGCCAGAACGGTGGCAAAAAGCGCATCCACCGCCAGCGCCAAGCGGCGCATATCCAGCCGGGCCACGGTGTCGGAGGCTTCGTGGTAGCTGCGGTTGCGGTAAAAGGCCGTGTCGGTGAGCAGCACCGCCGGGTAATCGAATTTCCAGTAGTTGAGGTGGTCGGAAAAATCGATGCCCGGCAGCCAGGCCGGGGCTTTGAAGCGCTTCACCGGCAGCGTTGCGGCGGCCCGGTAGTGCCGCGCAAAGCGCCGGCCAAAGCGGCCGTTGCCGAATTTCTGGGCCACCGTGACGTAATTGCCCCGGCTGCCATAGATGAAACGCAGCGGCCAGATGGGGTAGTGCTGCGAGCCCCGGCGGTCATCAAAATAGCCCAGCATTTCGAGGGCCACCATGCCGCGCACCGGCACACCGGCCGCTTTCAGCGAGGCTGCGTGCACGTAGCTGCCCATCTGTTGGGTTCGAAAAAACGGCGGCTCTTCCAAAGTATAGGCCACCAAATCGATGCGGTAGGACAAGCTTGGCTGCTGGCCCAGCAGACGGGCCAGCTCCAAGACGGCCGCCACGCCGGTGCCGTTGTCGTCGGCGCCGGGCTGGTCGCCGCACACGTCGTAGTGCGCTCCGATGATGAGCCGAGGGCCATCGAGCGGCCCGAACGAGCCCAGCACGTTGCGGTAAGTCCGGCCCTGCACCGCGTAGGGCTGGTCGGCCACGGAATGCGCGCCGCTGGCCTGTAGCGAGTGCTGGATGCGGGCGGCAACCAAGTCCAGCACGGCCGGGTGGGCGTGGTTGCGCGGAGCGCCAGTGCTGGTCAGCATCAGCAGGTGCTGGCGCAGCCGGGCGGTATCGGCTGGTGGAAGTGGAAAGTCGCGGGCTGCGCTCGGGAAAACCGCCAGCCAGAACCCGACCAGCACGCTGATGAAAAACACGTTCATGCAGCCAAGCTAGTTAGCTTTGACCAACCAAGCCGGCTTGGCTCTACAGCATTTCTCATGGCCTCCACTCCCCCTGTTTTCCACTCCCTCACCCCTTCCGACCTCAAGC
This DNA window, taken from Hymenobacter sp. 5317J-9, encodes the following:
- a CDS encoding exonuclease domain-containing protein, encoding MYAIIDLETTGGQPTQDRITEIAIYIHDGEKIVDEYATLLNPGRAIPPFITQLTGITNDMVSDAPKFHEVAKKVVEMTEGCVFVAHNVRFDYSFLKKEFADLGYNYSRKTLCTVRLSRSLIPGQPSYSLGKLCQNIGIPLQDRHRAAGDAHATALLFGKLLKITNESEDLPHGTNTSHTLARVDALAPAGRRPDGTKAPKPKRVAAMQEAIRTALLPPLVSPELVASLPQATGVYYFHNEAGEVIYVGKSINIYKRIQQHFAIDVKSRKSLEFKNSIADITWELTGSELVALLYESHLIKQMKPAYNRAQRRSVFPAGIYLRTDEQGYKRLAYGRADARNAEIPIIALGNQYKAQGFLYHKVAKYNLCQKLCGLYKTTGPCFDYQVHRCQGACVGQEPPETYNQRVDEAIDSISYEHESFVVIGPGRTELEKSIVLVENGRYRGFAFVDETFTARKLADFRDVIQPYTDNKDIQQIIRQHLRTKRKGEKVKVFG
- a CDS encoding T9SS type A sorting domain-containing protein; its protein translation is MKIQLFACAASFLLLAAAPAQAQMGGTWTICPACTNAQNFSTFGAAVQALNAAGVAPGGVTFNVLPGAVFDEVVPAITASGTAAGPVIFQKGGSAGLNPKIQGTGTGAADAALTLDGADYVQFNGIDVEDKAANTTAVQQLENGFLLQNGATNNTFLNATVTLNRANTNRTNGVAMLNGGNNNNHFYGLTVQNCSYGYDLEGTTTLNDDGTEIGPNPGPATMPSRVLSVGVPPVGTPGGIAFSTYGIYLKSQTNAKVFGTEVSGVTGTSSVYGIYSTGTTNSVDVTDCRVHGLSSSGTTGIAMGLYVNSGATHRFLRNRAYDIDAPGTSGFAAGFDITAGTTNYLANNMVYDIRAATSNAGTSVRAFSFRGGNNYAYHNTVVVSYAATNPANKSGALYMSGSPTVDLRNNIFVNLVSGLATGSGGIGAAFFKNNTVLSSIAAGSNNNIYYAGPPTTEKLIFYGAAVGTNPVALDQTLAQYQARVATVEQASLTELPPFINATSDPHLQPGQPTRAEGGGTPLAATPLPIANDIDADTRNPLRPDIGADEGTFLPLASRTGIIADIELQVAPNPVGQGAAPTFHLTGPARTLTLSVVDALGRQVVAPKMLRHAAGAESLSLPRNLASGLYIVRLLEPTTGNSVSRQLVVE
- the acs gene encoding acetate--CoA ligase, with product MSATRTRSLEEYHADYQRSIQDPDAFWAEAAEPFTWRKKWDTVRGGEFSPAGTSTWFDGATLNITENCLDRHLATRANKLAIIFEPNDPKTRHLRLTYRELHEQVCQFANVLLKNGVQKGDRVVLYLPMIPQLAVAVMACARIGAVHSVVFAGFSATAIADRINDADAAFVLTADGLNRGAKQIPVKGVVDEALQSCPGVRRVIVVEHTGWPVQWQDGRDVWYHDEVKDVAKDCAPVEMAAEDPLFILYTSGSTGKPKGVVHTQAGYMVWADYTFRNVFQVEENDVYWCTADIGWVTGHTYGLYGPLLAGGTTLLFEGVPTFPSPGRFWEVIDKHHVTIFYTAPTAIRSLMGAPIDHVLAYSLHSLRILGSVGEPINEEAWHWYHQHVGKGRCPIVDTWWQTETGGIMISAMAGITPSVPARAGLPLPGVQPVLLNQDGTEIEGNDQEGYLAIKGSWPGIIRTTWGDHERARQTYFQPYPSYYFTGDGARRDENGLYRIIGRVDDVINVSGHRFGTAEIENAINESEFVVESAVVGYPHDVKGQGIYAYVICQNGVPTTDIDIQRTEASIIEAVVAQIGRIAKPDKIQLVSGLPKTRSGKIMRRILRKVAEGETGNLGDVTTLLDPLVVDEILAGKK
- a CDS encoding AMP-binding protein, whose amino-acid sequence is MKRACSYAAAHAASLADPAGFWACQAAHLHWHKVPRQVLSQDENGHFRWFADGELNTAALCLDYHVQHGRADQPALIYDSPVTHTLRTYTYAELLDLTARFAGGLRDLGVEMGDRVIIYMPNMPEAVVAMLACARLGAIHSVVFGGFAPHELAVRIDDARPKVIVCASGGMEFDRIIPYKPLVDEALAKATHRPAHVVVCQRAFVKAELQPELDVDFETLLRAAPAPAVAVPATHPLYILYTSGTTGRPKGVVRDHGGHAVALRFSMEAIYDLAPGEVIFTGSDIGWAVGHSYIVYGPLLRGATTVLFEGKPVRTPDAGTFWRLVSQHRASVMFTAPTAIRAIKKEDPTGALARQYDLSSLRHLFLAGERCDPATFDWARQVLGVPVIDHWWQTESGWPMLATLAGLEGMPPPRAGSAGHPVPGYDVHILDEAGQPQPAGTTGLVAVKLPLPPGCFPTLWNDTERYLAYLEPFPGYYFSGDGGYRDTEGYTYIMGRVDDVINVAGHRLSTGEIEEILAAHPAVAECAVLGIADALKGQIPVGLVVLKDGQTIGEEALEQELVAAVRARIGAVACFRQAVAVKRLPKTRSGKILRKTLRQLADGEDFALPATIDDPLILEEIRAGLGRRSIGLAFENTATV
- a CDS encoding MFS transporter, with product MEQGLPISLDAADAPVAHDNNSVDEKTIWKVITASSVGTVIEWYDFYIFGSLAAIIGPVLFGSKGKPEETLLGALAVFGVGFIVRPFGAVVFGRIGDMIGRKYTFLVTLLMMGGATVATGLVPSYDRIGWVAPAIVLVLRLFQGLALGGEYGGAATYVAEYAPDNRRGYFTSYIQITATAGLILSILVIVLTKKAMPDADFKTWGWRIPFLLSGVLIVASYYIRKQLHESPLFAKAKAEGKTSTSPLRDSFLNPVNRRLVLIALFGATMGQGVVFYTSQFYAYSFMQNALKLDLIDASIVLVASMVLATPLFIYFGSLSDRIGRKRIIMTGMLCAALFTVPLFYGLKAYAGPLTEVTPAAVDAAGQAVAAVQKALSPNLVMMTVLTFCLVLFVTMVYGPIAAYLVELFPTKVRYTSLSVPYHIGNGIFGGFVPLVATWIAVWAKAQPEGTFLKEHAALSGLIYPVVVAALCWGIGSALMKDSRNVRIME
- a CDS encoding M28 family peptidase encodes the protein MNVFFISVLVGFWLAVFPSAARDFPLPPADTARLRQHLLMLTSTGAPRNHAHPAVLDLVAARIQHSLQASGAHSVADQPYAVQGRTYRNVLGSFGPLDGPRLIIGAHYDVCGDQPGADDNGTGVAAVLELARLLGQQPSLSYRIDLVAYTLEEPPFFRTQQMGSYVHAASLKAAGVPVRGMVALEMLGYFDDRRGSQHYPIWPLRFIYGSRGNYVTVAQKFGNGRFGRRFARHYRAAATLPVKRFKAPAWLPGIDFSDHLNYWKFDYPAVLLTDTAFYRNRSYHEASDTVARLDMRRLALAVDALFATVLANGE